A single window of Ananas comosus cultivar F153 linkage group 19, ASM154086v1, whole genome shotgun sequence DNA harbors:
- the LOC109724771 gene encoding uncharacterized protein LOC109724771, with translation MRGIRRFGLRGKLSPRYLGPFEVLERVGAVAYKIALPPRLAGVHDVFHVSNLHKYIHDPEHILSFEPSEIPEDMTYEEFPAYIIDREVRKLRNRKIPYVKVRWSNHNDREATRELESAMREHYPHLFENLD, from the coding sequence ATGCGAGGAATTAGACGGTTTGGACTTcgggggaagctaagtccccgctaCCTCGGACCGTTTGAGGTATTAGAGCGGGTCGGCGCGGTAGCGTACAAaatagcattaccaccgaggcttgcgggagtacacGACGTGTTCCATGTATCGAATCTCCACAAGTACATCCATGACCCTGAGCATATCCTCTCGTTTGAGCCGTCGGAGATTccagaggatatgacttatgaggagttcccggcgtatatCATCGATCGAGAGGTGAGAAAACTACGGAATCGCAAGATTCCGTATGTCAAGGTTCGTTGGAGCAACCACAATGACCGAGAGGCTACGAGGGAGCTCGAAAGTGCAATGCGGGAACATTATCCCCACCTCTTCGAGAATCTGGATTAA